The following proteins come from a genomic window of Pseudomonas sp. J452:
- a CDS encoding PepSY-associated TM helix domain-containing protein: MTVRTPSFYNLAWRWHFYAGLFVIPFMLMLALTGIVYLFKPQLDQLMYPELLTVQPGAAALSADAQLQHLQQAYPQAQVSQYLPAPAADRSAQFVASLDGRKLNLFVDPYSGAVLGTQDAQDNLQAIARALHGELLIGTVGDRLIELAAGWGVVLVVSGLYLWWPRGQGGAGVLWPRLSARGRLLWRDLHAVSGFWGSALLLFMLLTGMTWTGFWGEKFAGAWNHFPAAMWTDVPTSTVQARSLNSAADQTVAWAVENTPLPVSTSHAAHHAEGAVAPAASGRIALQQVVDTATSLGVAPGYSVTLPADETGVFTVALFADDPRHDATLHLDQYSGQVLADIRWADYGLVARTVESGAMLHEGKMFGLANQLVMLGVCLLILLGSLSGLVMWWKRRPQGRFGVPPLRHDLPLWKGGVVIMLLLGVLFPLVGASLLLIWALEWLWSLRQQAEVVPG; this comes from the coding sequence ATGACTGTACGTACCCCGTCTTTCTACAACCTGGCCTGGCGCTGGCACTTCTATGCCGGCCTGTTCGTCATCCCGTTCATGCTGATGCTGGCGCTGACCGGCATCGTCTACCTGTTCAAGCCGCAGCTCGACCAGCTGATGTACCCCGAGCTGCTCACTGTGCAGCCGGGCGCTGCAGCGCTGTCTGCCGATGCCCAGTTGCAGCACCTGCAGCAGGCCTACCCGCAGGCGCAGGTCAGCCAGTACCTGCCGGCCCCCGCCGCTGACCGCAGCGCGCAGTTCGTCGCCAGCCTGGATGGGCGCAAGCTCAACCTGTTCGTCGACCCCTACAGTGGCGCCGTACTCGGCACCCAGGATGCCCAGGACAACCTGCAGGCCATCGCCCGCGCCCTGCACGGTGAGCTGCTGATCGGCACGGTCGGCGATCGCCTGATCGAGCTGGCCGCCGGCTGGGGCGTGGTGCTGGTGGTGTCCGGTCTGTACCTCTGGTGGCCACGCGGCCAGGGTGGTGCGGGTGTGCTGTGGCCACGCCTGTCGGCCCGCGGACGTCTGCTGTGGCGCGATCTGCACGCTGTCAGTGGCTTCTGGGGCAGCGCCCTGCTGCTGTTCATGCTGCTCACCGGGATGACCTGGACCGGCTTCTGGGGCGAGAAATTCGCCGGCGCCTGGAACCACTTCCCCGCGGCGATGTGGACCGACGTACCGACCTCGACCGTGCAGGCACGTAGCCTCAACAGCGCGGCCGACCAGACCGTGGCCTGGGCGGTGGAGAACACCCCGCTGCCGGTATCCACCAGCCATGCCGCGCACCACGCCGAAGGTGCCGTTGCGCCGGCGGCCAGCGGGCGCATCGCCTTGCAGCAGGTGGTCGACACAGCCACCAGCCTCGGTGTGGCCCCCGGCTACAGCGTGACCCTGCCGGCCGATGAAACCGGCGTGTTCACCGTCGCCCTGTTCGCCGACGACCCGCGGCATGACGCCACCCTGCATCTCGATCAGTACAGCGGCCAGGTGCTGGCCGATATCCGCTGGGCCGATTACGGCCTGGTGGCGCGCACGGTGGAGAGCGGGGCGATGCTGCACGAGGGCAAAATGTTTGGCCTGGCCAACCAGCTGGTCATGCTTGGCGTGTGCCTGCTGATCCTGCTCGGTTCGCTCAGTGGCTTGGTGATGTGGTGGAAGCGTCGCCCGCAGGGGCGTTTCGGTGTGCCGCCGCTGCGTCACGACCTGCCGCTGTGGAAGGGTGGGGTGGTGATCATGCTGCTGCTCGGCGTGCTGTTCCCGCTGGTGGGGGCTTCGCTGCTGCTGATCTGGGCGCTGGAGTGGCTGTGGTCGCTGCGCCAGCAGGCCGAGGTGGTGCCGGGTTGA
- a CDS encoding DUF1329 domain-containing protein: MYKTGFLHTGLLAAMLLAAPLVQAQVSAEQAARLGQDLTPLGAEKAGNAAGSIPAWDGGLAPRSDAFDPVAGYKDPFAADQPLFSISHANAAQYSQQLSPGQRAMLARYPDSWKLQVYPTRRSASYPDKVYAAIKANATSAKLIEDGNGIADFKTATPFPIPQSALEVLWNHLVRYRGDSVKRYYAQAVPHASGDYFMTQIEDLFLFNQDAGDASKDNGNVLFYFRQSVLAPARLAGTELLVHETVDQVKEPRLAWLYAAGQRRVRRTPNVAYDSPGTASEGMRTTDNFDMFSGAPDRYDWKLLGKEELYVPYNNYRFAAKTNKYSDIVKAGHVNPDLLRYELHRVWHVRATLKAGERHQYKQRDFYFDEDSYQILVVDHYDNRDNLWRLGESYTINMYDQPLIWTKGDAVYDLIGGRYVIGILSNEEPADQFDIALKPTDFTPAQLRRDSRR; encoded by the coding sequence ATGTACAAAACAGGATTTCTCCACACCGGTTTGCTGGCCGCCATGCTCCTGGCCGCTCCCCTGGTGCAGGCGCAAGTCAGCGCCGAACAGGCCGCGCGCCTGGGTCAGGACCTGACCCCGCTGGGCGCCGAGAAGGCCGGCAATGCCGCCGGCAGCATTCCCGCCTGGGACGGCGGCCTGGCACCGCGCAGCGATGCCTTCGACCCGGTGGCCGGCTACAAGGACCCGTTCGCCGCCGATCAGCCGCTGTTCAGCATCAGTCACGCCAATGCCGCGCAGTACAGCCAGCAGCTCAGTCCAGGGCAGCGGGCGATGCTGGCGCGCTATCCGGACAGCTGGAAACTGCAGGTCTACCCGACCCGCCGCTCGGCCTCCTACCCGGACAAGGTGTATGCGGCGATCAAGGCCAATGCCACTAGCGCCAAGCTGATCGAAGACGGCAACGGCATCGCCGACTTCAAGACCGCCACGCCTTTCCCGATTCCGCAGTCGGCCCTGGAAGTGCTGTGGAACCACCTGGTGCGTTACCGCGGCGACAGCGTCAAACGCTACTACGCCCAGGCGGTGCCGCATGCCAGCGGCGACTACTTCATGACCCAGATCGAGGACCTGTTCCTGTTCAACCAGGACGCCGGCGACGCCAGCAAGGACAACGGTAACGTGCTGTTCTACTTCCGCCAGTCGGTGCTGGCGCCGGCGCGTCTGGCGGGTACCGAGCTGCTGGTCCACGAGACCGTCGACCAGGTCAAGGAACCGCGTCTGGCCTGGCTCTACGCCGCTGGCCAGCGGCGGGTGCGGCGCACGCCGAACGTGGCCTACGACTCGCCCGGCACGGCCTCCGAAGGCATGCGCACCACCGACAACTTCGACATGTTCTCCGGCGCCCCGGATCGCTACGACTGGAAGCTGCTGGGCAAGGAAGAGTTGTATGTGCCGTACAACAACTACCGCTTCGCCGCCAAGACCAATAAGTACAGCGACATCGTCAAGGCCGGCCACGTCAATCCTGACCTGCTGCGCTACGAGCTGCACCGCGTCTGGCATGTGCGCGCCACGCTGAAGGCCGGCGAGCGCCACCAGTACAAGCAGCGCGACTTCTATTTCGACGAGGACAGCTACCAGATTCTGGTGGTCGACCACTACGACAACCGCGACAACCTCTGGCGCCTCGGCGAGTCCTACACCATCAATATGTATGACCAGCCGCTGATCTGGACCAAGGGCGATGCGGTATATGACTTGATCGGCGGCCGCTATGTGATTGGCATATTGTCCAATGAAGAGCCGGCGGATCAGTTCGATATTGCCCTTAAACCGACGGACTTCACCCCGGCGCAATTACGCCGCGACAGTCGACGTTAG
- a CDS encoding acyl-CoA thioesterase: MELGTNKLSMTVLMTPDMANFSGNVHGGTLLKYLDEVAYACASRYAGSYVVTLSVDQVIFREPIHVGELVTFLAAVNYTGRTSMEIGIKVVTENIRERSVRHTNSCFFTMVAVDDRGQSQPVPTLQPASSDEQRRFTQAQQRRAIREELEQRYRVLNAEG, from the coding sequence ATGGAACTTGGAACCAACAAACTGTCGATGACAGTCCTGATGACCCCGGATATGGCCAACTTTTCCGGCAATGTCCACGGCGGCACCCTGCTCAAGTACCTCGACGAAGTGGCCTATGCCTGCGCCAGCCGCTATGCCGGCAGCTACGTGGTGACCCTGTCGGTGGACCAGGTGATCTTCCGCGAACCGATCCACGTCGGCGAACTGGTGACCTTCCTCGCCGCGGTCAACTACACCGGGCGCACCTCGATGGAGATCGGCATCAAGGTGGTCACCGAAAACATCCGCGAACGCTCGGTGCGCCACACCAACAGCTGCTTCTTCACCATGGTCGCGGTAGATGATCGCGGTCAGTCACAGCCGGTACCGACCTTGCAACCGGCAAGCAGCGACGAGCAACGTCGTTTCACCCAGGCCCAGCAGCGTCGGGCCATCCGCGAGGAACTGGAGCAGCGCTATCGGGTGCTGAACGCCGAAGGCTAG
- the blaOXA gene encoding class D beta-lactamase, with product MKSILCLLLLLLSAALQAVEMQEAPALKPLFEAAQVRGTFVLHDVANGTFSGYDRQRAQVRFVPASTFKIANSLIGLDSGAVGSVDEVFPYDGQPRYLKTWERDMGLREAIKVSNVPVYQELARRIGLPRMQAQVAALGYGNGQVGTVVDRFWLDGPLAISAIEQSQFLARLAQNQLPFASSVQAQVREISLLEQGPGWKLYGKTGWATAVEPDVGWWVGWLEQDGRLYSFALNMPIGTEQDLPRRIELGKASLRAFGLL from the coding sequence ATGAAATCCATTCTTTGCCTCCTGCTACTGCTGCTGAGCGCTGCCCTGCAGGCCGTGGAAATGCAGGAAGCCCCCGCGCTCAAGCCGCTGTTCGAGGCGGCACAGGTCCGCGGCACCTTCGTCCTGCACGATGTCGCCAACGGCACCTTCAGTGGCTATGACCGCCAGCGCGCGCAGGTGCGTTTCGTGCCCGCGTCCACCTTCAAGATCGCCAACAGCCTGATCGGCCTGGACAGCGGGGCGGTCGGTAGCGTCGACGAGGTTTTCCCCTACGACGGCCAGCCGCGCTACCTGAAGACCTGGGAGCGCGACATGGGCCTGCGCGAGGCGATCAAGGTCTCCAATGTGCCGGTCTATCAGGAGCTGGCGCGGCGTATCGGCCTGCCGCGCATGCAGGCGCAGGTGGCGGCGCTCGGCTACGGCAATGGCCAGGTCGGCACGGTGGTGGATCGCTTCTGGCTGGACGGGCCGCTGGCCATCAGCGCCATCGAGCAGAGCCAGTTTCTCGCGCGCCTGGCCCAGAACCAGTTGCCCTTCGCGTCCAGCGTGCAGGCGCAGGTGCGGGAAATCAGCCTGCTGGAGCAGGGGCCGGGGTGGAAACTATATGGCAAGACCGGCTGGGCCACGGCCGTCGAACCGGACGTTGGCTGGTGGGTGGGCTGGCTGGAACAGGATGGTCGGCTGTACAGCTTTGCCCTGAATATGCCGATTGGCACCGAGCAGGATCTTCCCCGGCGCATCGAGCTGGGCAAGGCCAGCCTGCGGGCCTTCGGGTTGCTCTAG
- a CDS encoding DUF2946 domain-containing protein: MPSTHLLSATRLALLAMFLLAFGPLLSQALVPAGQGAVPGWMSELSCAAEDGSPHAAGGHDALWAKCGYCTLLFTSPALTSSQPPVLARAPLAAVSAVQRQVAAPYAAPPFPTAHPRAPPVLSS, encoded by the coding sequence TTGCCTTCGACTCACCTGCTCAGTGCTACTCGCCTCGCCCTGCTGGCCATGTTCCTGCTGGCGTTCGGCCCGCTGCTGTCGCAGGCGCTGGTGCCGGCCGGGCAGGGGGCTGTGCCGGGCTGGATGAGCGAGCTGAGCTGCGCGGCCGAGGATGGCAGCCCGCATGCAGCGGGCGGGCACGATGCGCTGTGGGCCAAGTGCGGCTACTGCACCCTGCTGTTCACCTCGCCGGCGCTGACTTCCAGCCAGCCGCCGGTGCTGGCCCGCGCCCCGCTGGCCGCCGTGAGTGCGGTGCAGCGCCAGGTCGCTGCCCCTTACGCCGCGCCGCCCTTTCCCACCGCTCATCCACGCGCGCCGCCTGTTCTGTCGAGCTGA
- a CDS encoding alpha/beta fold hydrolase, with translation MDYINLPGGRFAYISQGQGEAVLLLHGLGSSLLDWQPQIEHLARYCQVFALDVRGHGQSEPLRAPVSMAELAADIADFIRAKQIQPCILVGISMGGMLTFQLLADQPQLVRAAVVINSAPSFIVDSWRIRLQVWLRLSLVRLFGLPGLARMLAGKLFPKPEQQALRELVTQRIAGNEQTSYMHAMRAIPGWSSLPAVQAVETPLLVVAGDRDYTPLAYKQAYVAQLRNARLEVIADSGHATPLDQPEALNRLLDGFIAEHSAALPA, from the coding sequence ATGGACTATATAAACTTGCCCGGTGGGCGTTTTGCCTATATCAGCCAGGGTCAGGGTGAGGCGGTGCTGCTGTTGCACGGGCTGGGCTCGTCGCTACTCGACTGGCAACCGCAGATTGAGCATCTGGCGCGTTATTGCCAGGTCTTCGCCCTCGATGTGCGGGGGCATGGCCAGAGTGAACCGCTGCGCGCGCCAGTGAGCATGGCCGAGCTGGCTGCCGACATTGCCGACTTCATTCGCGCCAAGCAGATCCAGCCGTGCATCCTGGTCGGTATCTCCATGGGCGGCATGCTGACCTTTCAGCTGCTCGCCGATCAGCCGCAGCTGGTGCGCGCCGCGGTGGTGATCAACAGCGCACCGAGTTTCATCGTCGACTCCTGGCGCATTCGTCTGCAGGTCTGGTTGCGCCTGAGCCTGGTGCGCCTGTTCGGCCTGCCGGGGCTGGCGCGCATGCTGGCCGGCAAGTTGTTTCCCAAACCCGAACAGCAGGCTCTGCGCGAACTGGTGACGCAGCGCATCGCCGGCAACGAGCAGACCTCCTACATGCATGCCATGCGGGCTATCCCCGGCTGGTCGAGCCTGCCGGCGGTGCAGGCGGTGGAGACGCCCTTGCTGGTGGTGGCCGGTGATCGCGACTACACCCCGCTGGCCTACAAGCAGGCCTATGTGGCGCAGTTGCGCAACGCCCGCCTGGAAGTGATCGCCGACTCCGGGCATGCCACCCCGCTGGATCAGCCCGAGGCGCTGAATCGGCTATTGGATGGCTTTATCGCCGAGCATTCGGCGGCTTTACCCGCCTGA
- a CDS encoding TetR/AcrR family transcriptional regulator, producing the protein MYSITSPTQARSKKALERFLNVAAELLANNQFEETGISQVAQLAESSVGTFYRLLGDKDMLLYAVHDRFVEQSRLAIDSLVSELGSQDLSLEAQIEGLIQGMIRLFDGSEGLLRALIRRSSADLQFRQRFHQLNAYIGQTFCRIALARRSDIGHPHPEQAADLAAHMLLAGMNYFTMVGSLGVTPREVVPGELSRLICNYLEVTHT; encoded by the coding sequence ATGTACAGCATCACCAGCCCCACCCAGGCACGCAGCAAGAAAGCCCTTGAGCGCTTTCTCAATGTCGCCGCCGAACTGCTGGCGAACAATCAGTTCGAGGAAACCGGTATTTCCCAGGTCGCCCAACTCGCCGAATCCTCGGTGGGCACCTTCTACCGTCTGCTCGGCGACAAGGACATGCTGCTGTACGCCGTGCATGACCGCTTCGTCGAGCAGAGCCGGCTGGCCATCGACAGCCTGGTGAGCGAACTCGGCAGCCAGGATCTGTCCCTCGAAGCGCAGATCGAAGGCCTGATTCAGGGCATGATCCGCCTGTTCGACGGCAGCGAAGGCCTGCTCCGCGCCCTGATTCGCCGTAGCTCGGCCGACCTGCAGTTCCGCCAGCGCTTCCACCAACTCAACGCCTACATCGGCCAGACCTTCTGCCGCATCGCCCTGGCGCGCCGCAGTGACATCGGCCACCCGCATCCCGAACAGGCCGCCGACCTGGCCGCGCACATGCTGCTCGCCGGGATGAACTACTTCACCATGGTCGGCAGCCTCGGCGTGACCCCCCGGGAAGTTGTTCCCGGGGAACTTTCGCGGCTGATCTGCAATTACCTGGAAGTTACCCACACCTAA
- a CDS encoding alpha/beta fold hydrolase, with amino-acid sequence MHLLPWSHPSSAGFTLTGWHSAPSGKPLLHFLHGNGFCGRTYEPMLALLAEHFDLWLCDVQGHGETEHGGRFHGWNRSAELAVEAFEAGRGIFGAVPRFALGHSFGGVLTSLILAHHPQLFQRAVLLDPVLFSPPMIGVMGLSELLGLHRRNVMAKKSAARRKHWPDRATAFSLLQGRGIFRGWVDEALQAYVDHALKDVAEGVVELKCRPSREVDIFSSFPKRLWPSLAKVHTPTLLLHGVKSYAFVGKSALRLAASNPAVREQQVEGGHCFMQEQPAQSAQRVLDFLLQRS; translated from the coding sequence ATGCACCTGCTCCCCTGGTCCCACCCGAGTTCCGCCGGCTTCACCCTGACCGGCTGGCACAGCGCGCCTTCGGGCAAGCCCTTGCTGCACTTCCTGCATGGCAACGGCTTTTGCGGGCGCACCTACGAGCCGATGCTGGCGCTGCTGGCCGAGCATTTCGACCTGTGGCTGTGCGATGTCCAGGGCCACGGTGAAACTGAACACGGCGGCCGTTTCCATGGCTGGAACCGCAGCGCCGAACTGGCCGTGGAAGCCTTCGAGGCCGGTCGCGGGATATTCGGGGCGGTGCCGCGCTTTGCCCTCGGGCATAGCTTCGGTGGGGTGCTGACCAGCCTGATCCTGGCGCACCATCCGCAGCTGTTCCAGCGTGCGGTGCTGCTCGATCCGGTGCTGTTCAGCCCACCGATGATCGGCGTCATGGGCCTGTCCGAACTGCTCGGCCTGCACCGGCGCAACGTCATGGCGAAGAAGTCGGCGGCGCGGCGCAAGCACTGGCCGGATCGCGCCACGGCGTTTTCCCTGCTGCAGGGCCGTGGCATTTTCCGCGGCTGGGTCGACGAGGCCCTGCAGGCCTATGTCGACCACGCGCTGAAGGATGTGGCCGAGGGCGTCGTCGAGCTGAAATGCCGGCCCAGTCGCGAGGTGGATATCTTCAGTTCCTTCCCCAAGCGCCTGTGGCCATCGCTGGCCAAGGTGCATACGCCGACCCTGCTGCTGCACGGGGTCAAGAGCTATGCCTTCGTCGGCAAGTCGGCGCTGCGTCTGGCGGCGAGCAACCCGGCGGTGCGCGAGCAGCAGGTCGAGGGCGGGCACTGCTTCATGCAGGAGCAACCTGCGCAGAGCGCGCAGCGGGTGCTCGACTTTCTCCTGCAGCGCAGCTGA
- a CDS encoding DUF1302 domain-containing protein: MTYQGKGLALAGLALLGTLPIGVAQAFQVRSGDWTTSLDTTLSYGVSYRMEDQDNKLIAGANGGKGSNAGLINSDDGNLNFRKGELFSEVVKAVSELDLRYQDRYGVFVRGRTFYDFELEDDQRRHREISNDGLDEAGSSADLLDAFVYGSWTLNERDLNARLGRQVINWGEGLYYQNGIGATNPVDINALRAPGSEVKEAYMPTFMISGSYELRDNLTVEGYWQPGWAWEASKIDPCGTYYSTLDVLGEGCDYLSASPLQEAATGLVGEPMAFDNPAAAQAYADSLPPGFVNDLLRGYLPSTFIQRGQDIDGDDSPQYGAALRWYVPELNDTELGFYYLRYNMQVPMIGLTVGQPVTLPGAGVLPDASSSRYYAEYLEKRDLYGISFNTSIGGDSIFNGLSLAGELSYRPDTPIALGLNEYLPDALLGSLSGLAVGSQLDGYREKDMYQASLVGIYNFNGVLGSDSATLFSELVASRVQGLESDVDYYEATSSAYGGQVSLQLTYTNVFNLVNLVPNVSYQYSINGVAPQLTNGLDEEAQSYSLGLDAIYKESFTVGAKYVDYSGGGLSNKRTDRDFLSFNVKYSF; the protein is encoded by the coding sequence GTGACTTACCAAGGAAAGGGTCTGGCACTTGCTGGTCTGGCATTGCTCGGCACGCTGCCCATAGGGGTGGCACAGGCGTTTCAGGTGCGTTCGGGCGACTGGACCACGTCTCTCGATACGACGCTGTCCTACGGCGTCAGCTACCGCATGGAAGATCAGGACAACAAGCTGATCGCCGGCGCCAATGGCGGCAAGGGCAGCAATGCCGGGCTGATCAACTCGGACGACGGCAACCTCAACTTCCGCAAGGGCGAACTGTTCTCCGAAGTGGTCAAGGCGGTGTCCGAGCTGGACCTGCGCTACCAGGATCGCTACGGCGTGTTCGTCCGCGGCCGAACCTTCTATGATTTCGAGCTGGAAGACGACCAGCGCCGCCACCGCGAGATCAGCAATGACGGCCTGGACGAAGCCGGCTCCAGCGCCGACCTGCTCGATGCCTTCGTCTACGGCAGCTGGACGCTCAACGAGCGCGACCTCAATGCCCGCCTCGGCCGCCAGGTGATCAACTGGGGCGAGGGGCTGTACTACCAGAACGGCATCGGCGCCACCAACCCGGTGGACATCAATGCCCTGCGCGCGCCCGGTTCGGAAGTGAAGGAGGCCTACATGCCGACCTTCATGATCTCCGGCTCCTATGAGCTGCGCGACAACCTCACCGTGGAGGGTTACTGGCAGCCGGGCTGGGCCTGGGAAGCGTCGAAAATCGACCCCTGCGGCACCTACTATTCCACCCTCGATGTGTTGGGCGAGGGCTGCGACTACCTGTCCGCCTCGCCTCTGCAGGAGGCCGCGACCGGGCTGGTCGGTGAGCCAATGGCGTTCGACAACCCGGCAGCGGCCCAGGCCTATGCCGACAGCCTGCCCCCCGGCTTCGTCAACGACCTGCTACGTGGCTACCTGCCGAGCACCTTCATCCAGCGCGGCCAGGACATCGACGGCGACGATTCGCCGCAGTACGGCGCGGCCCTGCGCTGGTACGTGCCGGAGCTGAACGACACCGAGCTGGGCTTCTACTACCTGCGCTACAACATGCAGGTGCCGATGATCGGCCTGACCGTTGGCCAGCCGGTGACCCTGCCGGGCGCCGGCGTGCTGCCCGATGCCAGCAGCTCGCGCTACTACGCCGAGTACCTGGAGAAGCGCGACCTGTACGGCATCAGCTTCAACACCTCGATCGGTGGTGACAGCATCTTCAATGGCCTGTCGCTGGCCGGCGAGCTGAGCTACCGGCCGGATACCCCGATCGCCCTCGGCCTCAACGAATACCTGCCGGATGCCTTGCTCGGCAGCCTCAGCGGGCTGGCGGTGGGCAGCCAGCTGGATGGCTACCGCGAGAAGGACATGTACCAGGCCTCGCTGGTCGGTATCTACAACTTCAACGGCGTGCTCGGCTCCGACTCGGCAACCCTGTTTTCCGAGCTGGTCGCCAGCCGCGTGCAGGGCCTGGAGTCGGATGTCGACTACTACGAAGCCACCAGCAGCGCCTACGGCGGCCAGGTCAGCCTGCAGCTGACCTACACCAACGTGTTCAACCTGGTGAACCTGGTGCCCAACGTCAGCTACCAGTACAGCATCAACGGCGTCGCTCCCCAGCTCACCAACGGCCTGGATGAAGAGGCGCAGAGCTACTCGCTGGGCCTCGACGCGATCTACAAGGAGTCCTTCACCGTCGGTGCCAAGTACGTCGACTACAGCGGTGGCGGCCTGTCGAACAAGCGCACCGACCGCGACTTCCTCAGCTTCAACGTCAAATACAGCTTCTGA
- a CDS encoding plasmid partitioning protein: MLTARFRRFTPLFVLLLSSLLHDTAAADSRCSERKKNLLLPAKVSCSYQSTWIDSGLVGQRKVIYQTPIGSPPAGGWPTVLIYQGSFFPLDNFTYYSNQPFGGFYEGKLVQTLLDNGYAVVAPSAPADLFWQTNIPGLAQAYELSTDYDFLGNVFDAIASGHFGPLNSQRQYATGISSGGYNTSRMAVSFPGKFKALAIQSGSYATCSGPLCVVPDELPADHPPTYFLHGFVDLTVPWWSMDLYYERLLYHGIETARYTESLGGHEWFAASPGKILAWFNGHP, encoded by the coding sequence ATGCTCACTGCCCGCTTTCGCCGTTTTACCCCATTGTTCGTCCTGCTCCTGAGCAGCCTGCTGCACGACACGGCCGCGGCCGACTCGCGCTGCAGCGAACGCAAGAAGAACCTGTTGCTACCGGCCAAGGTCAGCTGCAGTTACCAGTCCACCTGGATCGACTCCGGCCTGGTCGGCCAGCGCAAGGTGATCTACCAGACACCCATCGGCAGCCCTCCCGCCGGCGGCTGGCCGACGGTGCTGATCTACCAAGGTTCGTTCTTCCCGCTGGATAACTTCACCTACTACAGCAACCAGCCGTTCGGCGGTTTCTACGAAGGCAAGCTGGTACAGACCCTGCTGGACAACGGCTATGCGGTGGTTGCGCCCAGCGCCCCGGCCGATCTGTTCTGGCAAACCAACATCCCCGGCCTGGCCCAGGCCTATGAGCTGAGCACCGACTACGACTTCCTCGGCAACGTGTTCGACGCCATCGCCAGCGGCCACTTCGGCCCGCTGAACAGCCAGCGCCAGTACGCCACCGGAATCTCCAGCGGCGGCTACAACACCAGCCGCATGGCCGTGTCCTTCCCCGGCAAGTTCAAGGCCCTGGCCATCCAGTCCGGCTCCTATGCCACCTGCAGCGGCCCGCTGTGCGTGGTGCCCGACGAGCTGCCGGCCGACCATCCGCCGACCTACTTCCTGCACGGCTTCGTCGACCTCACCGTGCCGTGGTGGAGCATGGACCTGTACTACGAGCGCCTGCTCTACCACGGTATCGAAACCGCGCGGTACACCGAGTCCCTGGGCGGCCATGAATGGTTCGCCGCCTCGCCCGGCAAGATCCTCGCCTGGTTCAACGGCCACCCCTGA
- a CDS encoding DUF3301 domain-containing protein, with protein sequence MLSLTDLTLLLLCAAITAWFWRGHGIRERALELVKRHCAKLDIELLDGNVALRRLALLRDARGNRRLARLYDFEFTVTGEQRLSGSISMFGQQLGRIELDAHPFQAPAAFDDKVIQLDDWRRNHPKADEQRRID encoded by the coding sequence ATGCTGAGCCTGACCGATCTGACCCTGCTGCTGTTGTGTGCCGCCATCACCGCCTGGTTCTGGCGCGGCCACGGCATTCGCGAGCGTGCCCTGGAGCTGGTCAAGCGCCACTGCGCCAAGCTGGATATCGAGCTGCTCGACGGCAACGTCGCCCTGCGCCGCCTGGCGCTGCTGCGTGATGCCCGTGGCAATCGGCGCCTGGCGCGGCTCTACGATTTCGAGTTCACCGTTACCGGCGAGCAGCGCCTGAGTGGCAGCATCAGCATGTTCGGCCAGCAACTCGGGCGTATCGAGCTGGACGCCCATCCGTTCCAGGCGCCGGCCGCCTTCGATGACAAGGTGATCCAGCTGGACGACTGGAGGCGCAATCACCCGAAGGCAGACGAGCAACGGCGCATCGACTGA
- a CDS encoding plasmid partitioning protein, whose amino-acid sequence MSTAYLTRPLLAVALMLAGTAAWAESRCSENTSSQPATLICSYKTLSIDSGSAGKRKVVYQIPTGKAPAGGWPVAVLYHGSLATVNSFSYHSDMPFGAYHQGKLVRTLLDSGYAVLAPNALTAKDAWQTNAPEYANNYQQSNDYLFFNNLFSAIATGKFGPLNKQRQYAGGMSSGGYNTSRMALSFPGKFKALAIQSASYATCVGAPCDVPALPADHPPTLFVHGQADWVVPWTSMQPYHDRMLYQGLKTALYTEPSGGHVWFASSPGQILNWFNKHP is encoded by the coding sequence ATGTCGACTGCCTATCTAACCCGCCCCCTTCTTGCCGTCGCCCTGATGCTGGCCGGCACGGCCGCCTGGGCCGAGTCGCGCTGCAGCGAAAACACCAGCAGCCAACCCGCCACCCTCATCTGCAGCTACAAGACCCTCTCGATCGATTCCGGCAGCGCCGGCAAGCGCAAAGTGGTCTACCAGATCCCGACCGGCAAGGCGCCGGCAGGTGGCTGGCCGGTGGCAGTGCTGTACCACGGCTCCCTGGCCACGGTGAACAGCTTCAGCTACCACAGCGACATGCCCTTCGGCGCCTATCATCAGGGCAAGCTGGTGCGAACCCTGCTGGACAGCGGTTATGCGGTCCTCGCGCCCAACGCCCTGACCGCCAAGGATGCCTGGCAGACCAACGCGCCCGAGTACGCCAACAACTACCAGCAAAGTAACGACTACCTGTTCTTCAACAACCTGTTCAGCGCCATCGCCACTGGCAAGTTCGGCCCACTGAACAAGCAACGCCAGTACGCCGGTGGCATGTCCAGCGGTGGCTACAACACCAGCCGCATGGCCCTGTCCTTCCCCGGCAAGTTCAAGGCCCTGGCCATTCAGTCGGCGTCCTATGCCACCTGCGTCGGGGCACCCTGCGACGTGCCGGCACTGCCAGCCGATCATCCGCCAACCCTGTTCGTGCATGGCCAGGCGGACTGGGTCGTGCCCTGGACCAGCATGCAGCCGTACCACGACCGCATGCTCTACCAGGGCCTGAAAACCGCGCTGTATACCGAACCCAGCGGTGGTCATGTCTGGTTCGCCAGCAGTCCGGGGCAGATACTCAACTGGTTCAACAAGCATCCCTGA